In Phaseolus vulgaris cultivar G19833 chromosome 3, P. vulgaris v2.0, whole genome shotgun sequence, the sequence CACGTGGCAACAGAAAACACCAAAATGACAAGTTAAAAGGTGGTGAGTGACTCATTTCTAATCCATTTGAAGGACCCTGATATTATATCAGGCGTATTTATTTATACTAAGAAATGTTATTGTGTGACACAGTTTTCTAACATTAGTTTGTTAGCATAGGACAACACAAATCTGAGTTGACTCCCTGCCTCTCAGTTCCTCCCCCCCTCACGATATCTCTATTAAGAGAGAAACAAAAAAgagaaacagagagagagagagagggtgTGTGTGATCTTGCAAGGTCTGTTCCGGCAATACCATCAAGGCATGGCAATTTCAGGGTCAGAGACTCAGAATTCATCCTCACTGAAAATTGCGTCTCAGGTGGAAGTGGAGTGTGTGAAATGCGACTCGTGCGGCTTCACAGAGGAATGCACCCCTGCGTACATCTCCAGGGTGCGTCAGAGGTACCAGGGCCGGTGGCTCTGTGGGCTGTGTGTGGAGGCTGTGAAACACGAGGTGGTGAGATCAGATAGAGTCATCACCACCGAAGAAGCCCTGGACCGCCACATCACCTTCTGCAGAGAGTTCCGATCATCCACCGTTCTCAATAAAACAGAGCACCCCATCTTCGCCATGGGACGCCTCCTCCGCCGGAGCCTCGATTCTCCCAAGCCTCTCCGATCGAACTCCAGTGGAGCTCTCGGGGTTCGAGCTCCACAATTGATTCGATCGGAAAGTTGCTTCTCTTCTATCTCCGGTTAAAAGgtctgttttttgttttgtttttggcTCTTGCGGTTGCAGGTTAAGCATGAAGCATAGAATTGGAAACTCTGTGCGCAAGTGTTTTTCTGTGACCGTGACAGGTTTTAGAAATCTATAACAAAGGCTCTACACTGGCCCTTTATGTTTAGATTGGTTCAGGGATTTATCCTATGATGACTTTAGTACCAGCTCCTTTTTTCTATGATCTTTAATGTATATACAGACTGATTAGCACATTCTTAAATTCAGTTCTTCTAATCTGTTTGCCTTCTTGGTGTTTTCTGGAAAAGGCAAAATTTAGATACagttttcttttgtgtttttaatACTGTTTTCTGATACTAATCTTTACTATGCGGCAgattattaaagtaaaattgaatttttattgaaatataataCTGAAATCAAGTAAGAAACCATCCTTAAGAGCATAAAACTTGATGTATTTCCTTATGTTGTTAATTTGTGGTGTTTAATTTTAGCATTGGGGTTGTTAAGGAAATCTGCTTTAAGGAAATAAAGCTGAAAAGTCTTGCAACTATTGAATTTGAAACAGAACAAAAAGACAGCGCAAAGTTAAGATTATGATGGCTGGCTCAAGGCTCAAGCAGTCCTGAAAAGAAACAATTTTCTGCGTTCATTGGCTATAGCTGTATGCATAAAAGAATATGAGAATCTTGAAGCTTTTCCAAGCTAATAATTCCAGATGTGCTTGGCTGTTTGTGTCAATTTGCAGCATGGCCATTTAACAGTGATGActttattttgataataaaaaaagaaattaaggaAAGTTGTTTAATGGGGGCATTTTGCATTAGAGATATTTATACAAGACGAAGGTGCAGGGAAATTTCCCTCAAGTGAAAGGGCCATCGCTTTTGTTGGAAAAGTTTAGCATTTCCAAGCTACACTTAGTATGTGTATGCAAACCAAACTTCACATTAGAGTTTGGGTCACAATAAAAATGCACTGGACTGAAGTGAAGCTGCAAAAAGTTGCACATCTTTCATTTTATGTTCCTTTTCTTGTGCTTCTAACTGAATGCCTTGTGATGCCTTGCTTTTTTCATACCTGAATTTCATTGCACTGCATCCATGCGTTAAGTTACAATGTTTTGTAACTTTTACAGTGTGATCATACACTGGGAACCTTTGGCATCGGTGCTCTTTATCAGAACACCCAATTCACGTTTGTGTCACCAAGAAGGTTAGTAGTGTGACAAAGAACAAACATGGTTGTGGTGTGCATCTACTCCAGGAGTTTTCTGCAAATTGTAACATGATATACATCGAAACCGACAAAGAAAATAAGTGGGGTCAGTATAAACATCCAACAGATcaaaacattattaattatattatatgtcgTTTTATTGCCATTTGCGTGTTTTTATTGAAGACTTGGAGCTCATTCACTCAAAGataaaaagatgaaaataaataaataagagctCGATCACTCTACGTCTCTTCCAATAAGTTAACTTTGCTACTAACAGATTTTCAAAGTTGGTGTTTACGTGTTTTTGTTAGAGCAAACAACCAAAACCATCTACTATTTTACTACATATAGATTAAAAAACTAAGAGAGTCAACGACTTATAAGGTCATGTATTTGGTGTCGAAGTATAATTTCTCAGTGGCAGATCTTGAGATATAAGTATACAGCATGGGGATTATCTTAATTTAAAATGCTAGAAAGTAGAAGAGAAACGAATGTTAGAAGCAAATAAGCATTGAGatgagtttcaaaatggttAAAAACAAGAATCAAAGGCAATAAATGCAAAGTATTATTCTTTACTTGGGAACAGACTACAGAGAGTTTGAAGAAGTAGTAACCTTAAAGTAAAACAAGATTGAAAACATATACCCACATAAAGACACTGGTTTTCCATGTGAAGAAGAGTATTTTGTAAGAACCAAATTTGGTACATTGAACTTCTCCTCACTGCTATTGTATTGCCTCATAAATTAGCACCATTTCTCAATAAACACAATGGAATCCATCATTTGATGGGTCACCGAAATGATATCCAATTATGCACTTTGTTTAAAAGGTAGTTTACCTAACCCCCTCTCATAGTGCTCATGAAATCAATCTGCGTTCTATTCCTCGTGCACGTCCACCCTCAATGAAAAAATGGCCTAGTTAATCCAATAAGGAAGAGCTTTATAAGAGCATCCAACTTCTGTCCCCATTTTTCTACTTGTACCTTAGCTACTAAACAGGAACTAAACGTGCAAATCATCATTGGTTTTCCTTTACGTGATTTCTGTGACCCTACATTGACCACAAGGATCAGTAAACATTAAAGAGCTTCGAACAAAGAGACACTTCTTTTTGTCAATTTATTTAGACACTTCAATTCACACCTCTATAACTTGAGCCCACACTTGCATATGCATGAACAGTACAAGGACAGTGTCAGTGGTATCATCTTCagttttttatttaacattCAGAAGGGGAAAAAAGGGGAAgtctaaaataatatagaaaataacATTGAAATAGTGACTTTTTAACATTCTCTTTTCTGAGTCTCATTGATGCAGAAAAGAAATTGAATCTTGCCAAATTGTTTTGAAAAGTTTAACATACTTTCTTATAAAGGTATATTCATCTTATTTTGTGATATTTTTATGAACAGATAAATTGATTATATAGTAAATTAGtgacataattttaatattgcattagaaattaaatatttgtaagtttaattcaattttataaaattcgatatttatatctatttatatattataaaaagttattattagAATCTTAGAAAGCCTGCTCAATCCTCTGTATGATCAGGTTGCATGATCTGCGACACAAGTGAGGAGTAAGATTCTGCTACTTCAGTACTGACCATTTACGGTAAAATCCCAACCCAGATACCTCAATTCTTGGTATGCCACTTGAATTTTTGTTAGACAATTTACTTGATAATTGATTTTAAGATGAAATTTGATATGAGAAAAGCCTGTAATTTATATTGATAATGGTATATTATGATAGATTTGTTTGAATTTAGTGGTATATATGTTGGGAAACTGAATTTAATGTCAATTGATTCTTGGATGATTATCACTTGGGATGTAAAGAGCATGATGAAGAGTTTGACTTTTCATTACGTTCATTTTCACTGTAAAATCAACATCAAAGGCCAATTTTCAGCGCACGAACAGGGCTGGATCATCTCGTCAAGGTACCTTTTTTCTTGTTTCAAGAACCCTTTCTGGCATTCAGGCAAAAGAAGCTTTTGAAGAAGCTAAACccaaagtaaaaaagaaaaagatggaATCTCGGCAGTGGAGGCCACCATATTTTGCCTTGGAACAGAATATCAGGTCCAACTGATTCGAAACATTTGAATGTAACATAGAAAACCCAAGCTGTATTTGTACGGAAAAGAATTCTCCTAGCTTTTTTTTCCTATATTAAGAAGTGCACTTTAAGCCTAAGTCAACTCCATAAAACAGGTTTATGAAATGAGGTTTGCACCTCGtccgtgggataacatattatagGTGATCCGATAATGGCCCGATAGCAGgtgacctgataagcccaacaaatatcacttatatattatgaaagattctaatctctagtcgatgtgggatctccaatacATCCCTCACACCGAGAGTGCTAACTCGtggtgagactatatattatgggtggtccggcCCGATAACGGAtgacacgataggcccaacacaaacgctcgctaggatagactcgaaatgactttgatatcatgtataatgaaatgtcttaatctctacttcatgtgggatctccaaccacatgtcattttttatatctattagaaattatattattttcctAACATCTCatttttatatatcaatttgaAATTAGAATATAAgtgtaataaaattaaataaataaaataagataaaagtgACGTTAAACCATAAAAATGAATATGGACCTAAGTCTATGACACTGAAAACGAACCTCGCTCTAAAACTACATTACCCTTCTTCAAGCTTGATATGACATATTGGTCATCTCAAACTTGCAGTTATGCATGTTGAACGTGTTTTGATAAGAACATCACTAAAAGCATTTGTTGGTTGCTCGTTGGATCTTATAGGAAGTAGATGAAACATGTTGTTATGCATTTAATAACATGATAATTAATATCGATGTGCTTAGTGAAAGTTTGAATTTGATACAATGTGTCTCGTGGTTTGATTATCATAATAAAGATTTACAGTTGCAATagtaatttgaaaataatgtgAAAAGACAAGATAACCATTGTATCTTGCGGTGGCAATAAGGGCATAATGTTTAGCTTCGGAAGAGGATCGGAAGAGGAGTGTGACACAATGCTTTGTTTCTTGCCCTCCATGATATTAAAAAGTTCacgatataaatatataaattaaattggtGATCAAACGTCACGTGTTTAAATATGCAGCTCAATCAGAATCATTGAAACCTTGTAGGTGTATAATTGGAAGAAAAGAATATTCCTTGTGATGGATCAACTTTTATATACCTCAAAATATGATGTGCAGCTTGGTGGCGATGAACAAAGGGTGATTGTGTGAATTGGCTCAAGAGATGAACAACAAAACAAATGTGAGGTTTAGTGTTAGTCAAGTAGAGAAGACGTCCAATAAGTCTTCGATATGTTTATGGTTAGTGGATACATGTGTCTTGTTCAAAAAGATGCTTTGTTGATTTCAAAATGGGAGTGTATGATGATAGCTTTGCCGCAAGCATTCAATTGTCTACAATagcatatattttctttaagaTAGATGTGTCCCTTCTCTTGATCAAGTTATTTCAAATCCTAGAAAAAATTTCAATTGTCCTAAATATTTTATCTCAAAAGCATGTTTAAATATCTTTTGATGTTATTTATTTCTTCTAAACTATTTTCTGTAAGAATGATTTCATCTACGCATACGAGCAACACAATGAACGAATGAAAAGTTTTCTTAATACTTAGAGTGATAAAAGAAAGATTGATTGAACTTGTTGGTTTTCAAGAATAATGATTATTAGCTTGTTTAAGATCATATAAGGATTATATCAATTCAGTGTGGCACAGTCATGTACACCTCTTCCTTTAATTCTCacgtaaaaaaaaatagagcatTGCTTACATCTACCTATTCAAGGTGGcaattttttataactataGTAGTAAGTAAGAGACATACACTAGTAAGCTTGGTAACTGGAGATTTTTTATAACAATAtcactatttattttatatttgattttgtaaGTCCATTTGTAGTCAATGTGTACTTACCTGGTGGTAGATCAATCATGTACCAAGTgctaatataaaatatcatatacCAAGTTTTGTTATCTTAAAGTGCTTTGATTTCATTTTTCAAAGGTATACGACATTCACTACATTGTGATGCTTACTCATGTTTGAGGTTCAGAATACGA encodes:
- the LOC137805560 gene encoding uncharacterized protein, producing the protein MAISGSETQNSSSLKIASQVEVECVKCDSCGFTEECTPAYISRVRQRYQGRWLCGLCVEAVKHEVVRSDRVITTEEALDRHITFCREFRSSTVLNKTEHPIFAMGRLLRRSLDSPKPLRSNSSGALGVRAPQLIRSESCFSSISG